One window of Leptotrichia sp. oral taxon 498 genomic DNA carries:
- the ligA gene encoding NAD-dependent DNA ligase LigA: MNSLDNEILKNYTNLKNKIEKYNNLYYNEDNPIISDMEYDGLLRKLKEMEKEYPTLLEIDDSPTEKIGGTASNKFSKVEHKVPMLSLSNTYNIAEIEDFDKRVKKIINFSEKIEYILELKLDGLSISLIYENGNLTRAVTRGDGKIGEDVTENIMEIESIPKKLKEPISLEVRGEIILPIPNFNKINEEREENGEEVFANPRNAAAGTIRQLDSTIVSKRGLDCYLYYLVNAENYGIKTHLESIKFIEKLGFKTTKVFEKYSDFKTLEKSIEKWRIKREKLDYETDGLVIKINDFSFYETLGYTTKSPRWAIAYKFPAEQVKTRLLDVTFQVGRTGVVTPVAELEAVNLSGSVVKRASLHNFDEIRRKDIKIGDNVIVEKAAEIIPQVVNVVFDDRKGTEKEIKEPESCPVCGTKLVKEEGLVALKCLNPHCPEKIKREISYFVSRDAMNISGLGEKIVEKFIELEKIKTVVDIYFLGNYRNELENLEKMGKKSVENLLNSINESKNQDFSKVLYALGIPFVGKFNANLLSKTFKDIDVLKEKSVEELLEVKGIGEKAAIAVNTFLNNENNWKIITELKEIGLKFKFEGNEIKEVKDNPIKGKNFLATGKLQKYKRNEIKDIILEKGGNYLSAVSKNLDFLIAGEKAGSKLEKAQNLGIRVLSEDEFEKEFL, encoded by the coding sequence ATGAACTCACTTGATAATGAAATATTAAAAAATTATACAAATTTGAAAAACAAAATTGAAAAATATAATAATCTTTATTACAACGAAGATAATCCAATTATTTCAGATATGGAATATGACGGACTCTTGCGAAAGTTAAAAGAGATGGAAAAAGAATATCCCACTCTTTTAGAAATTGATGATTCTCCGACTGAAAAAATTGGAGGGACTGCGAGTAATAAATTTTCTAAAGTTGAACATAAAGTTCCTATGCTAAGTTTGTCAAATACTTATAATATCGCTGAAATCGAAGATTTTGACAAAAGAGTGAAAAAAATAATTAACTTTTCTGAAAAAATTGAATATATTCTGGAACTGAAATTGGACGGACTTAGTATCAGCCTTATTTATGAAAATGGGAACTTAACGAGAGCAGTCACTCGTGGTGACGGGAAAATTGGAGAAGATGTGACGGAAAATATTATGGAAATCGAATCCATTCCGAAGAAACTGAAAGAGCCGATTTCGCTGGAAGTTCGTGGAGAAATTATTTTGCCTATTCCAAATTTTAATAAAATAAATGAAGAGCGGGAAGAAAATGGGGAAGAAGTTTTTGCAAATCCAAGAAATGCTGCTGCTGGAACAATTAGACAACTGGATTCCACGATTGTTTCAAAAAGAGGGCTTGACTGCTATCTCTATTATTTGGTCAATGCGGAAAATTATGGAATTAAGACTCATCTGGAAAGTATTAAATTTATTGAAAAGCTGGGATTTAAGACAACTAAAGTTTTTGAGAAATATTCCGACTTTAAAACTCTTGAAAAATCTATTGAAAAATGGCGAATAAAAAGAGAAAAATTGGATTATGAAACCGACGGGTTGGTTATAAAAATAAATGATTTCTCATTTTATGAAACTTTGGGCTACACGACAAAAAGTCCACGATGGGCAATCGCTTATAAATTTCCTGCTGAACAAGTTAAAACAAGACTTTTGGATGTAACTTTTCAAGTGGGAAGAACGGGAGTTGTGACACCTGTTGCAGAGCTGGAAGCTGTGAATTTATCGGGGTCGGTTGTAAAAAGAGCTAGTCTTCATAACTTTGATGAAATTCGTAGAAAAGATATAAAAATTGGTGACAATGTGATTGTCGAAAAAGCGGCGGAAATTATACCGCAAGTCGTAAATGTCGTATTTGATGACAGGAAAGGGACTGAAAAAGAAATAAAAGAACCTGAAAGCTGTCCTGTTTGTGGCACAAAACTTGTAAAAGAAGAGGGCCTTGTTGCGCTAAAATGCTTAAATCCACATTGTCCTGAAAAAATTAAAAGAGAAATTTCCTACTTTGTGTCAAGGGATGCCATGAATATTTCAGGTCTGGGAGAAAAAATTGTAGAAAAATTTATTGAACTTGAAAAAATTAAAACCGTAGTCGATATTTATTTTTTGGGAAATTATCGCAATGAATTAGAAAATTTGGAAAAGATGGGGAAAAAAAGTGTTGAAAATTTGTTAAACAGCATAAACGAAAGTAAAAATCAGGACTTCTCCAAAGTTCTGTATGCTCTTGGAATCCCATTTGTTGGGAAATTTAACGCCAACCTTTTGAGTAAAACTTTTAAAGATATTGATGTTTTAAAAGAAAAGTCAGTTGAAGAACTTTTGGAAGTAAAAGGAATTGGAGAAAAAGCTGCAATCGCCGTAAACACTTTTTTAAATAACGAAAATAACTGGAAAATTATTACAGAACTTAAAGAAATTGGCTTAAAATTTAAATTTGAAGGAAATGAAATAAAAGAAGTTAAAGACAATCCGATAAAAGGGAAAAATTTCCTTGCAACTGGAAAATTGCAAAAATATAAACGAAACGAAATAAAAGATATAATTTTAGAAAAAGGTGGAAATTATTTATCTGCCGTTTCAAAAAATTTGGATTTTTTAATTGCTGGAGAAAAAGCTGGAAGTAAGTTAGAAAAAGCTCAAAATTTAGGAATTAGAGTGCTAAGTGAAGATGAATTTGAAAAAGAATTTTTATAA
- the nrdF gene encoding class 1b ribonucleoside-diphosphate reductase subunit beta has protein sequence MEKKIYKAVNWNTPENDYVETFWEQNIRQFWIDTEYIPSRDIDSWNALKPEMKLAYLHALGGLTMLDTLQSHTGMPKIIDHIDSLQNRSVLSYMCMMESIHAKSYSTIFTTVASTREINETFNWVQENPHLQYKANKIDNYYQKMNNPEASRRDIAMSLAASVYLETYLFYSGFFLPLWLAGQGEMVASCDIIKKIIADESIHGVFVGLLFQELYNSFDEETKKGMRDELKTLLYDLYENECRYTDEVYGDIGLTGDVKEYIRYNANKALMNLGFEEEFEVKNVNPIVLNGLNVETTQHDFFSKKSTNYEKALEVVHLHDDDFGFDDDDDDDFDI, from the coding sequence ATGGAAAAGAAAATATACAAAGCAGTAAACTGGAATACCCCTGAAAATGATTATGTGGAAACTTTCTGGGAACAAAATATAAGACAATTTTGGATTGATACGGAATATATTCCGTCAAGGGATATTGACAGCTGGAATGCGCTTAAGCCTGAAATGAAATTGGCTTATTTACATGCACTTGGAGGACTTACAATGCTTGATACATTGCAAAGTCATACTGGAATGCCTAAAATTATTGATCACATTGATTCACTGCAGAATCGGTCAGTGCTTTCTTATATGTGCATGATGGAGTCGATTCACGCAAAATCTTACTCAACAATATTTACAACAGTAGCGTCAACTCGTGAAATAAATGAAACATTTAACTGGGTTCAGGAAAATCCACATTTGCAGTACAAAGCCAATAAAATTGACAATTATTATCAAAAGATGAATAATCCAGAAGCTTCAAGAAGAGATATTGCGATGTCTTTGGCGGCTTCGGTTTACTTGGAAACTTATTTGTTTTACAGCGGATTCTTTTTACCGCTTTGGTTAGCTGGACAGGGAGAAATGGTGGCAAGTTGTGATATAATTAAGAAAATTATTGCGGACGAGTCGATTCACGGAGTATTTGTTGGACTGCTTTTCCAAGAATTATATAATTCATTTGATGAAGAAACTAAAAAAGGAATGAGAGATGAATTAAAGACATTGCTTTACGACTTGTATGAAAATGAATGCAGATATACCGACGAAGTATATGGAGATATTGGGCTTACAGGCGATGTTAAGGAATATATCAGATATAACGCCAACAAAGCGCTTATGAATTTGGGATTTGAAGAAGAGTTTGAAGTAAAAAATGTTAATCCGATTGTGCTAAATGGACTTAATGTGGAAACTACTCAACACGATTTTTTCTCTAAAAAATCTACAAATTATGAAAAAGCACTGGAAGTTGTGCATTTACATGATGATGACTTTGGATTTGATGACGACGATGATGATGATTTTGATATATAG
- a CDS encoding DNA cytosine methyltransferase: MRNKRQHTYISLFSSAGVGCFGFKEENFKCVATNEIIERRLNIQKINNKCELETGYICGDIRNEETKEKIYNEIKKWCNVQKNYIDVVIATPPCQGMSVVNHKKSKDEINRNSLVNESVEIIKKIQPKFFIFENVSTFWKTGCIDKAKKIISIGEMITEELGKEYSLYKDVINFKNYGSNSSRTRTLVIGVLNKFSDEISPVELFPDYRKERTLREIIGNMPSLRWGEYDKNDFYHNFRIYPKHMREWIKEINEGESAFDNKEDLKKPHRIINGEIIINQSKNGDKYRRQIFDKVAPCIHTRNDQMASQNTIHPKEDRVFSIRELMKMMTIPDNFKWLNLELEELNNLTLEEKRKVSKKEEMNIRQSIGEAVPTEIFRQIARKISKFLEKNNLSGSEIKNISTTLKTKKDIKKFIEKNYEKYNFSILSKIIELSNSKREKHSAYYTNKFIIQEIFKQLPNFDNKEITILEPSVGIGNFIPFIFKKYENISKVNLKLIDIDKNILEILKLLISKIEIPENFNIEFINKDFLDYSETEKVDLVVGNPPFTKLSGNYLKEKIKKNHNKETKNLAELILEKAMKIADNISLIMPKNILNTPEYEKTREILSKKKVESIIDFGEKGFKDVLIETVNLAINMKLPPKKTEIISITRKEQVIQNQNYIFDQKLPYWIIYRNFDFDKIYGKMIFGVFEVFRDRQITNSNSHIGKLSDNDIRVIKSRNISNDGEIENIENYDAYINKNDLQNFQVKKYLNDEKVYLTPNMTYNPRLMKKEKGYIVNGSVAILIPKYQFELTEAQKRYISSDEFRAFYKIARNYQTRSLNIDKTSCYWFGINTEI, from the coding sequence ATGAGAAACAAAAGGCAACATACGTATATTTCTTTGTTTTCTTCAGCAGGAGTAGGTTGTTTCGGATTTAAAGAAGAAAATTTTAAATGTGTTGCAACTAATGAAATTATAGAAAGAAGATTAAACATACAGAAAATAAATAACAAATGTGAATTAGAAACAGGGTATATTTGTGGAGATATTCGAAACGAAGAAACAAAAGAGAAAATATATAATGAAATAAAAAAATGGTGTAATGTTCAAAAAAATTATATTGATGTAGTTATTGCAACTCCTCCTTGTCAAGGGATGAGTGTTGTTAATCATAAAAAATCCAAAGATGAAATTAATAGAAATAGTCTGGTAAATGAAAGTGTTGAAATAATAAAAAAAATTCAACCTAAATTTTTTATTTTTGAAAATGTTTCCACATTTTGGAAAACAGGATGCATAGATAAGGCTAAAAAAATTATTTCAATAGGAGAAATGATAACAGAAGAATTAGGAAAAGAATACTCATTATATAAAGATGTTATAAATTTTAAAAATTACGGTTCAAATTCTTCACGTACAAGAACTTTAGTTATAGGTGTTCTCAATAAATTTTCTGATGAGATATCTCCAGTGGAATTATTTCCAGATTATAGAAAAGAAAGAACTTTAAGAGAAATAATTGGTAATATGCCATCATTAAGATGGGGAGAATACGATAAAAATGATTTTTATCATAATTTTAGAATATATCCTAAACATATGAGAGAATGGATTAAAGAAATTAATGAAGGTGAAAGTGCATTTGACAATAAAGAAGATTTAAAAAAACCTCATAGAATAATAAATGGAGAAATTATTATTAATCAATCAAAAAATGGAGATAAATATAGAAGACAGATATTTGATAAAGTTGCTCCTTGTATTCATACAAGGAATGATCAAATGGCAAGTCAAAACACTATTCATCCTAAAGAAGATAGAGTTTTTTCTATTAGAGAATTAATGAAAATGATGACAATTCCAGATAACTTTAAATGGTTAAATTTAGAATTGGAAGAATTAAATAATTTAACTTTAGAAGAAAAAAGAAAAGTATCTAAAAAAGAAGAAATGAATATTCGTCAAAGTATTGGAGAAGCAGTTCCTACAGAAATTTTTAGACAGATAGCTAGAAAAATAAGTAAATTTTTAGAAAAGAATAATCTGTCTGGTTCAGAAATAAAAAATATATCAACAACTTTGAAAACAAAAAAAGACATAAAGAAATTTATAGAAAAAAATTACGAAAAATATAATTTTTCTATTTTATCAAAAATAATCGAATTGTCTAATTCTAAGCGAGAAAAACATTCAGCTTATTATACTAATAAATTTATAATACAGGAAATATTCAAACAACTACCAAATTTTGATAATAAAGAAATAACAATATTAGAACCATCAGTAGGAATTGGGAACTTTATACCATTTATTTTTAAAAAATATGAAAATATATCAAAAGTTAATTTAAAATTGATAGATATTGATAAGAATATTTTAGAAATTCTTAAATTATTAATTTCTAAAATTGAAATACCTGAAAATTTTAATATAGAGTTTATAAATAAAGATTTTTTAGATTATTCTGAAACAGAAAAAGTAGATTTAGTAGTAGGAAATCCACCATTTACTAAATTATCAGGAAATTATTTAAAAGAAAAAATAAAAAAAAATCATAATAAAGAAACAAAAAATTTAGCGGAGTTAATTTTAGAAAAAGCAATGAAAATAGCAGATAATATCTCATTGATAATGCCTAAAAATATTTTAAATACTCCTGAATATGAAAAGACAAGAGAAATTTTATCTAAAAAAAAAGTGGAAAGTATAATTGACTTTGGAGAAAAAGGATTTAAAGATGTATTGATAGAAACAGTAAATTTAGCTATAAATATGAAATTACCTCCTAAAAAAACAGAAATTATATCAATAACAAGAAAAGAACAAGTTATACAAAATCAAAATTATATATTTGATCAGAAATTACCTTATTGGATAATATATAGAAATTTTGATTTTGATAAAATTTATGGTAAAATGATATTTGGAGTATTTGAAGTATTTCGTGATAGGCAAATAACAAATTCAAACTCTCATATAGGAAAATTAAGTGATAATGATATTAGAGTTATAAAATCTAGAAATATTTCTAATGATGGAGAAATAGAAAATATTGAAAATTATGACGCTTACATAAATAAAAATGATTTGCAAAATTTTCAGGTAAAAAAATATTTAAATGATGAAAAAGTTTATCTTACACCAAACATGACATATAATCCCAGATTGATGAAGAAAGAAAAAGGCTATATTGTTAATGGTTCAGTTGCAATTTTAATTCCAAAATATCAATTTGAATTAACTGAAGCTCAAAAAAGATATATTTCAAGTGATGAATTTAGAGCTTTTTATAAAATAGCAAGAAATTACCAAACACGCTCTTTAAATATAGATAAAACAAGTTGTTATTGGTTTGGTATAAACACTGAAATATAA